In the Thunnus albacares chromosome 10, fThuAlb1.1, whole genome shotgun sequence genome, TTTTCCAGATGGTTTCAAGTTAAGCAAGTTACCATTAAAACAGTCTGCATTCAAATGTGAGTATAAATAGGTACATCTTGCAATGCAATCCATTCCAAAAATagtaaatattatattttctgCTGTGTGAAACGTAGTTTTTAATTGTTGTTGATATTTTGCCTGAAAGTGGAGGTTGTGGCGAAGATACTAGGGTGCGTTGTATTAAGTGTTTCTAATAGGTTTGCTCatctaaatatttaaataaactggATAAAACCCATTTAATGTAATGCAGCCTAAAACGCGTCTTAAATAACCTCGAGGACATTAGTTCaaatgtgtttacatctttAGAACTCCCTTCCTTTTTTATAACATGTACCTGTAAATTATTCGGAAAGAAGTGGCTTAAAATCTTCACATTCATCAGTATAAGGCAGACAGCCATCTGCGGAATTGCAGAAATAACCCTCGTGATATATTGGACCCTTTATAGACCTGCAATAGACAACACAATGCTCCCACAGCGCTACAACTCATCCGCAACAAGTTACTCAGTTTTTATGCTGGTTAAGAGTTGCTGCTTTAAGTATTATCAATTGTGCTTTCTCGTTAGTATGCTTAATTTCACACAAATTGGCcttttttctgctttactgTTAAATTGGACCCAGGCATACTTTTGCGTACTAGCAACACCCccaatatttgtacaaaattacAAGTTTACCACATTTCAGTGTTAAGTCCGACCAACACCAGTCTTTTTGTTCGTGGTCGCCGAGTTCTGCCACGGAAGCACTGACgttattctgttattttgcGCGTATTTCTTTtggaatataaatgttttaacagGCTGCTAAGTTTCGTGGCTCATtgaagaagaaataaattattttttttagaagcCATGCATGGTGGTTTTCTCTTGAAGTGTTTTTAGGAACAGGCGTTTTTGCTGATCTCCTGATTTATCCTAATAAGCTCTGTCAATGGTGCTGAAATCATGGTAGGTTGTTACACGGGAGGCATTTCTAAGGCATGTCTGTATACGTTGCTACCGGTATATCGGTTCCCTTTAATGACCCATATGTTAGTTAAATGTATACAGAAAACGGGAATagtattatttacattttgcaaGTAAGTCTTGAAAGCCCCGTTCAGTATCTTTACATCAAATGTCTATGCGTGTTAAACATGTGTCAAACATGTGCTTCGCATTTTATCACCTGCTCAATTTCAAACGAACACACTGTGTCGCTGTCTGCCAGTTTACGAGAGATAGTACAATGTTGTGTAGCATACCGTCTCCACCCATTGTTCCCAAGCTGTGTTTCCAGTTATGTTGCGGCTGTGGAATAACGATGCTGATTTCTGGCTTTGGATTTGTCTGATTTAGTCCATCTTAAACGAATTACCGAGTTAAACGAAGTaccttttaaattttttgtcTCAGCGGATATTTCTCATTTTATATCATGGAACACGAAGGATTTTCAAAGCTTGGCCTGGTTTCTCGCTTTGTCGTCTGTCTCCTTGCGCTGCAAAATGTATGTGCCGAGGTGAGCTATTCTATCCCAGAAGAGATGAAACCAAGAACTGTCATTGGAAATATAGCCAAAGATCTTGGTCTGGATATAAATACACTATCAACTCGCAAGGCTCGTATTGATACAGAAGGGAATAACGAACGATTTTGTGTTGTGAGTTTGAAAACCGGGGATTTAAGTGTCGCTGAGCGGATTGACAGAGAGAGTCTTTGTGGCACTAAACCATCTTGCATTTTATCCCAGGATCTTGTACTTGAGAATCCACTGGAATTGCATCGTATAAATCTACACATTCAAGATATCAACGACAACTTCCCCCAATTCAAAAGGGATTTAATTCGAATGGAAATAAGTGAGTCGGCGGAAAAGGGCACTCGTTTCGTAATAGAGGAAGCACATGACGATGACATTGGTCAAAATTCAGTTCAGAGGTATAGCCTACAAAAGAATGAAAATTTTGTTCTAATGATTGATGCTAATAAAGCTGAACTTGTTCTAGAGAATAAActtgacagagagaaacaacaagAGATTAATTTGCTTCTAACAGCTGTTGATGGTGGTTCTCCACAGAGATCAGGTACTGTGATCATGTACATCACGGTACTGGATGCTAATGATAACGCCCCAGTGTTTAGCCAGGCCGTTTATAAAGCCAGTCTGCCTGAAAACTCTCCTCTAGATACTGTTGTGATCACAGTGAGTGCTACTGATGCAGATGATGGTGTTAATGGTAAGGTTAGGTATGACTTTGGTCATGTTTCAGAAACTGATGGAAAACTGTTTTCTATTGAAAGGGCTACTGGAGAAGTTAAATTAATTGGCAGTATTGACTTTGAGAAGAAGAATTCATTTGAACTTCGTGTCATGGCAAAAGATGGTTTAGGATTAAGCTCCTACGCTAAGGTTTACATAGATCTTATTGATGTAAATGACAATGCCCCTGTGATACATTTGAAATCTTTGACTAATGCCATACCTGAGAATGTGTCACCTGGTACAGAGGTGGGCATCATTAATGTGCAGGACAGAGACTCTGAGAATAACGGACAGGTCCGCTGCTCCATTCAGCAAAATGTCCCTTTTAAGTTGGTTCCTTCTATTAAAAACTACTATTCTCTGGTGACTACGGGACAACTGGACCGTGAACTAGTGTCTGATTACAACATTACAATCACTGCCACAGACGAGGGCTCTccacctctgtcctcctctaaaACCGTTCAGTTATCTGTAGCAGACATCAACGACAACCCACCTGTGTTTGAGGAACAGACCTACAGCGcatatgtgactgaaaataacaaacctGGCTCCACTTTATGTTCCGTTACTGCTCGAGACCCTGACTGGCGACAAAACGGTACAGTGATTTATTCTCTGTTACCTGGTGAGGTGAACGGTGCCCCGATGTCCTCCTATGTATCTGTTAACGGAGACACGGGGGTGATTCACGCTGTGAGGTCATTTGATTATGAACAGTTCAGGAGTTTTAAAGTCCACGTGATGGCCAGAGACAATGGTTCTCCTCCGCTCAGCAGCAACGTGACCGTCAGTGTGTTCATATCTGATGTGAATGACAACTCTCCTCAGATACTGTACCCCGCCCCGGAGGGCAACTCCTTCATGACCGAGCTGGTCCCCAAAGCTGCACACGGAGGCTCTCTGGTGTCCAAAGTGATAGCGGTGGACGCGGACTCCGGACAGAACGCCTGGCTGTCCTATCATATAGTCAAATCCACTGATCCGGGACTTTTCAGTATTGGTCTCCACAGCGGAGAGATCAGGACACAGCGGGACATTTCTGAATCTGACAGCATGAAACAGAACCTCATTGTGTCAGTGAAAGATAACGgacagccctctctctctgccacctgttccatgtatttacttatttctgATAACTTGGCTGAGGTCCCAGAACTGAAGGATATTTCTTATGATGAGAAGAATTCCAAACTGACCTCTTATCTGATCATCGCGCTCGTGTCTGTGTCCACCTTTTTTCTGACcttcattatcatcatcctgGGTGTGAGGTTTTGTCGCAGGAGAAAGCCCAGACTATTGTTTGATGGAGCAGTTGCCATCCCCAGCGCTTATCTTCCTCCTAATTACGCAGATGTTGACGGCACAGGAACTTTACGCAGCACTTATAATTATGACGCCTACTTGACAACAGGGTCTAGAACCAGTGACTTTAAGTTCGTAACATCTTACAATGACAACACTCTGCCTGCTGACCAGACTCTGAGGAAAAGTCCATCAGACTTTGCTGAAGTGTTTGGGGATTGTGATAATTCTCCTGAGGTAAGAGTACCAAACATCTGATCCATTATTTGATCAAAAAAAcgacatatttttttttttaatttgtgactAGCAGTGTGAAATTGATattgatcatttaaaataatatatcagAAAAGCATATTCCTTCAGTGTCTATACGTTGTAAAGATTTGTCATTAGAAAAATTGGACTTCGAAAAAAAGTCAATCGTAGGAGTTCAAAAAAGTTATGACATTAGCAATTAATCAGGAATCTCAATTTTCTCAGAAACATTTACTAATTCATTTCACTACTAAATCTGTTGTTAGATTCAGTTTGTTTCCATTACAGAGTAGTTGTATTTGGTTGCATTTGTGGCTGCCTTTACAGCCATTTTTGTAGATGGACACACTTCGAGACTCCATTCTAGGTGAGGTTTTTAAATCTTGGCACATTTATTAAGTGCtgatatgtttcattttcataaaagTTTGGTTATTTCCAACATGTTTATAGGAATCAGAGTCATATCAAATATCATTTCCTCTTTAACATATTGGAAACTTTTTCATTGATGATAATTTCCTTGATTTTGTTGACTAATTTAACTTTTGAGGGAACATTTAAACTTGTCtcaatgtttgttgttgtgggTAAGGATATGTTGTTCAGATAgactcttttatttctttctttgctcACAGAAAATAACCCATACCCTGTTAATCATGTTATAACCTATGTTTGAAGGGGTCTCGTTGGTTATCTTTCATGTATGTAGTACATCATCTTCTACAGTAAAACTACATGTGTTTCAGTTTTGAGGAGCCTTCACGAGCAACAAATCCTCAATGTTTCTCTATATATTTCTAATGTCATATTCATATTTAGGTCGCAGATATGCTACCTATTTCCTTTTTACCTGTATGGTTCTTTATTTGCTAGTCTTTGAATGGTCATGAATTTGTTTCCATTTTCAGTTGCACTTTGCAGTAAAGTCTAGCTCTTTGTCAGAGTTGTGGGATTTTGTAACCACTGCGTAGCCTGTGCAAGATTGT is a window encoding:
- the LOC122990911 gene encoding protocadherin gamma-A11-like, which gives rise to MEHEGFSKLGLVSRFVVCLLALQNVCAEVSYSIPEEMKPRTVIGNIAKDLGLDINTLSTRKARIDTEGNNERFCVVSLKTGDLSVAERIDRESLCGTKPSCILSQDLVLENPLELHRINLHIQDINDNFPQFKRDLIRMEISESAEKGTRFVIEEAHDDDIGQNSVQRYSLQKNENFVLMIDANKAELVLENKLDREKQQEINLLLTAVDGGSPQRSGTVIMYITVLDANDNAPVFSQAVYKASLPENSPLDTVVITVSATDADDGVNGKVRYDFGHVSETDGKLFSIERATGEVKLIGSIDFEKKNSFELRVMAKDGLGLSSYAKVYIDLIDVNDNAPVIHLKSLTNAIPENVSPGTEVGIINVQDRDSENNGQVRCSIQQNVPFKLVPSIKNYYSLVTTGQLDRELVSDYNITITATDEGSPPLSSSKTVQLSVADINDNPPVFEEQTYSAYVTENNKPGSTLCSVTARDPDWRQNGTVIYSLLPGEVNGAPMSSYVSVNGDTGVIHAVRSFDYEQFRSFKVHVMARDNGSPPLSSNVTVSVFISDVNDNSPQILYPAPEGNSFMTELVPKAAHGGSLVSKVIAVDADSGQNAWLSYHIVKSTDPGLFSIGLHSGEIRTQRDISESDSMKQNLIVSVKDNGQPSLSATCSMYLLISDNLAEVPELKDISYDEKNSKLTSYLIIALVSVSTFFLTFIIIILGVRFCRRRKPRLLFDGAVAIPSAYLPPNYADVDGTGTLRSTYNYDAYLTTGSRTSDFKFVTSYNDNTLPADQTLRKSPSDFAEVFGDCDNSPEVRVPNI